TACTCTTGAAAAATAGATCGTCACCGGAGGTTTCTCCATACAAGGCAATGCTCACCGTAACCTGGTCAGTTTGTTCGAGGGTAACCAGATCATCACCTGTATCCTCTGTATTGATCTGATAAGAGTAAAGTACTTCCTGCTGATCGACATCCATAACCAGGCTGTAATCGGCAATATTGCTAACATCCACTACGGTTTGATTGGCTGGAATTGGAATAGTGGTTGAAAAGGCCACTGCTGAGGGATCCTGGAGGGATTCAATGTTGATCACCAGTTCGGAGGAAACTTCCATGGCATTGACGATCTCAATTGCCAATGATCCTGACTTGATCACTGCTTCCTGGATCTTATTCTCAGAACTTGCCAGTTCGATATTGCCGCTTTCTGCAATGCTTTGGGAAGGGACTTTGGCAGTTGCACTGCTCACGACCAGATCTGAACCGGAGATCACGATATTAAAACTGGAATTTTTGGCCGTTTCATCGATAAGAATTGGAACGCCATTGGATCCTACAGTATGTCCGGTCACCTCGATCAGAATTTCACCGGGAAGGGTCATGCCGGTGAGATCCAAGCTTTGGGTGCTACTGTCCAATGAGCCGATGGGGTCGGACCAGGTCAGCAGTCCGCCGGGTATGTTATTCGTATCCGGACCAACGATTTGCTGCAGCTGAATATTGATGGGTGAGCCCAAAGAGATAACCATATAATTATTGATCCTGACATCCAGGGTGCCTCCAGAGAAAGTAGCTGACGAGAAATCAGTGAATTCAAAAGGCTTGTTCACCGGCTCTAGATCACCTTCGGGTATTTCGGCCGTTGTGCCATTGGGAATATCATTAACATCCGGAACAATTTCATTGAGCTTAAATGGGGCTGTTCTGGTTTCGGGAATATTGGATAATTCAATGGGACCCAGTTCTGATTGAATGTTCTCTTCAATAGGTGCCACACCGACTGCCTCAAAGGCACTGGATTGATTGATGGTTGAACCAGTTACGGTAACATCATCCACGGATTGTGCGAAAGACTGGGTGATATCACCAAAGGCAAGTTGATCACCAACTTCCTGAGAATCCATCTCAGATGTGTCAGCATAGGCGAAGATGGTCATGGTATCACTACCATCCACATATAATTGCTCCAGAATATTGTCCATATCCTTGAGTGTTTCCAGATTGACACTTTCCTTGATGAGCGGAAACTCAATTTTGTTGGTCCAGGTGGGAATCTTTGGCTCCTGCATAAGATCACAGGCAGTCAGGGCAAATAGTGCCAACATGGGCACAATAAGTTTAAGTTTTAATTTTAGTGGCTTTTGAATCATCTGACCCTCGGCTTTTTAGTAGTCATTATTAAATTTATTACAAAAAAAGACCCGATCTCTCAGGCTCTTACTCCATTCATGAAATGAGTATATCCAATTAAAATATCCCATTTTTGAGCGGAAGAATCTAAGCCACCTCATGAGTATCTGTATATAAAATTTTCATTGGTATATCATTACCTGTCTGCATAGAGATCGATCAGCCTACTTAGATCATAGAAGAATGATATGTAACTGTAATAATAACAGATATGTAAGAGCTAAAATATCAGTGCAAATAAAAGTTGTGTCGCAGGTTTTGCAAATACAAATTGTGAGAAGTGTCACAGGAAATAATGTTGAAACAATAGCCGTCAATGGCAATTGAACTGCTTGTTAGTGTATTTTTCAGTAGCGAGCACAATTGTTTACACTAAGTTGGGGATCAGGAAAATTGGTCTTTCGCTCATTCATAAGAGGCTTACTAATTGTCTTCTGCAAAGCAAAACCAGGTCATGATCGGGACTTCGGGCTATTCTTATCCTGACTGGCAGGAGGTATTTTACCCACCGGGAATGGCCAAAGACCAGTGGTTGGTCCATTACGCAAAGCATTTTGAGTTTTGTGAACTGAATTTCAGCTATTACCGGATGCCTACAAGGAAACAATTGGAGAAATATCTGGAACAGCCTTTAAAATATGCGATCAAGGGACATCGTTCACTGACCCATGACCGGGTTGGCTTTCCGAAAGCGCGTCTGGATTTCTTAGAGGCCGTTAGCCTCTTACAGCAGGATGATCATCTGGCGGCAGTGCTCCTCCAATTTCCATATTCTTTTGCCTACACACCGAACAATCGTAAGTATCTGCTCCAGCTCCTGGAAGACTTGACTGCTCTGCCTCTGGTCGTTGAATTTCGTCATCCCGATTGGATCAAAGACCGTGTGTTCGAGGAATTGAAACGTAGATCCTGGGGAATATCCATGATCGATTCGCCTCGCCTATCAGGGGGGATGCCCGATTATACAGCCATCACTTCAGATATTGCGTACTTAAGATTTCACGGTCGTAATACTGCGAATTGGTGGACAGGAGACAATGTCAGTCGCTATGATTATGAATATAGTGAAGATGAGCTCCAAGAATGGTTACCCAGAATAACAGATATGTCAAAGCAAGCCAAGACCACTTATGTCTCTTTTAACAATCATGCCCGTGGTCAGGCTATTAAAAACGCCAATCAGCTAAAAGCCATGCTTGATAAAGCGGAGATTAATTAAGTAAAAAGTAAAAATATGAAATGCAGAATATATCTATTTTGATTTATGGCAAAGGAAAAAAATGATGGCTAATGTAACACTTAATGCAATTGTTTCACAGAAGATCGAGGTTTCCCCTGGTCTAATCATTTTGCGTGTTGTGCCAGATGGCTGGGGGTTGCCAGATTTTAAAGCTGGACAATTTACCGTATTAGGACTACCGGGAACCGCGCCCCGGCACGAATTATCTGATCCTGAACCAGATTTGAAAGATCCGCTTAAGTTCATTCGTCGAGCGTATTCTGTTTCATCTGCTTCTGTGACCAAGGAGTACATTGAATTCTACATCACCATGGTGAGATCCGGCGCTCTTACACCACGGATATTCGCATTGGAACCAGGTAACAGGATCTTTCTGTCACCTAAGTTCTCTGGTGTGTTTACACTGGATAGGGTCGATCAGGATTCAAATATAATCTTATTGGGTACTGGAACCGGTTTAGCCCCGTATATGAGCATGTTAAGAGCTGATCTACCCTGTAATGCACAACGCAAATATATCATCGTTCACGGTGCCAGGCATAGCTGGGATCTGGGATATCGATCTGAATTGAATACTATTGCCAATGTTTGTAATAATTTTACCTATATTCCCGCTATTACCCGTCCAGATATTGAACACATCAACTGGGGTGGAGCCAGTGGCTATATCCAAGAATTGTGGCAAGCTGGGATCATTCAGGAAAAATCCGGATTGAAACCTGCTCCGGAGAATACACATATCTTTTTATGTGGGAATCCCAGTATGATCGATTCCATGGTTAATACTCTAGAATTAGAAGGTTTCATCGAACATAGTAATAAAGCACCTGGACAGATCCATCTAGAGCGATACTGGTAGTAGTAGATATTTTGAGTTAGTGAGCATTTCCGGATCCTGAGTGATCTGAGTGTAACGAAGATCGTATCGAAGGGTGATGAGCTAGTGAGCATTTCCGGACCCTGAGTGATCTGAGTATAGCGAAGATCGTATCGAAGGGTGGTGAGCTGGTGAGCATTTCCGAACCCTGAGTGATCTGAGTGTAACGAAGATCGTATCGAAGGGTGATGAGTTTGGAATTGAGATAATTAGGGGTTTGAAGATCACACGATGAAAAAATTATGGGAAAAAGTGAGGATGTTTCAGGACGGTGAGATACCTGGTCCTAAATGGACAGACCCCTTATCCCTGAGTTTTCCGGTTGAGACAGAAATTGCCTTTATGGAATACTTTTTCAAACTGACCCTCACGCGATTTCGACCTGCTCTAGTCTTGGGTATGTTGCTCTACGGTTTATTCGGTGTGTTGGATTATTTATGGTTGCCGGAAGTTTTGGGCCCCTTTTTATTGATTCGATTTGGGATCGTTATGCCAATTGGTTTTGTGATCTACCTCGTCTCCTTCCGTGACATATTCAGGAAATTCTATCAATTGTTCAGCATACTGTATATGCTGGCTGCCGGTATCGGTATCGTTATTATGACTCTCATTCAACCCCAATACACAGAGACCTATTATGTTGGGATCATTCTGGTTCTAATCTTTATCTACATCCTGTCCGGCTTGAGATTCTATTGGGCTGCTGCCAGTGGTGGGATCATTGTGATCAGCTATATCATTGGGATCCAATGGGTTACCAATGAACCCTGGTTCTATCACGTTGATAATTATTTCTTTTTAACGGGTTCTAATATGCTGTTGATGCTGGGGGGCTATTTTATGGAACTCTTTTACCGGCGAGAATTTCTGCTGCAACGTTAGCTCACCCAGGAGAGGGAGACGATCAAGCAGATCAATATTGGTCTTGAAGCCAGAGTTATGGATAGAACCAACAAGCTCCAAGAGGAAGTCCTGGAACGTAAAGATGCCCAGGAAACTGCCCAAAATGCCCTGAAGCAAAAGGATGTTTTACTGCGAGAGGTCTATCACCGAACCAAGAACAACATGAACGTGGTGATTTCATTACTTAACATGCAATCTGCTGAACAGAACAAACGTCCTGTCGAAGATGCCTTTTCTGCGATCTCAGATCGGATATACTCAATGTCACTGGTTCATGAACAGCTCTATCGCAGTGAGGATCTCAGTACGATTCGTTTTGATGAATATGTCAAAACTCTGGTTTCGCGATTGCACTATTCCATGCCAAAAGTGCCTGGTAACATCAGGGTTAGTTATGAATGTGAAGCCATTGAGATTGGTCTGGCTGAGGCAGTGCCGCTGGGATTGGCAGTGAACGAGATCGTTACCAATGCCTTTAAGCACGGATTTCCAGATGGTCGTAAAGGGCAAATTCAGATCCACATGAAAAACAACAAAATGGGTAACTTGCTGATCGAGGTTATTAACGATGGCCTGGTGTTCCTAAAAGATGTGAATATCGATAACCCGGAAACACTGGGTTTACATCTGATCAAGATGCTTATCCAGGATCAGCTGCAGAGTAAGTTGAGCATCGTTTCAAATAAGAATGTCCGATATACAATAGAGTTACTACCCACAGAAGACTAATACCAGTTGCACCTCCAGCCTGCACCCTAACTTCTTCAGCTTTTCCCATTTCTCTGTACTTCGATGAACTCAGCATACCACACTTAACCTGAATAATTCATAGCCACTAAGTCACCAAGACACAAAGTTTAATAAAATATATGCTTATCAAAAATTATCACTCACAGATGCAAATAATACTGTTTAAAATGACCTTGTTCATAACTTTAATACTTTTCGTGACTTAGTGTCTTCGTGGCAATAATTCATGAATAATGCAGGTTAAAGTTCCTACCAGAGCTATCAGTCTCCACACTACATGCTACGCCCTGACAAGCAGCTATGCCCGCCTATGCCAAAGTCGGTCTCCACGTTTGCAGTTAAGTCTGTTGCAGTCTCACCGCTATTAAATATGGTTCATCATAATAGTGCATACCTGGATACAATCATTGAGATTTGGGGTCAATAAAATATTCTGGGGTATAAAGGTATAAGGGTTATAGAGGCTGTGTGAGAATAGGGACAACTCTTACCCCATGCTTTAGCTTGGGGGTGGGTATGATAACCCACTGATTCTTTGGGCTTTAGCCCAGTATTGTTGGGCTAAAGCCCTCCTTTTTGATATTTTTATAACCCCCAGGCTGAAGCCTGGGGTAAATATTAATAGTAACAGTACTATACGTAGATAACTAAAGATAATATTAGCAAGCAATTATTCCATTGCAATGAAGTTTTCACACAGCCTCTATACCCTTATATCCCTAACATCCTCGTCTACAGGTACGCATTTGGGGGAAGAGCCTTAAATATTTATTTCTATTGCTGTTCCAACTGAGTATAGTCTATTTCAGAGCCCAGGGCGCTATGTGGAATGAGATAGATCGCCAGGGTGATGACAGCGGCAGAAATGATCCAGATCTTGGCATTTCCAGTCTTTTTTTGCTGCCAGGCTGCCAGGACCCAGGCAATGAATGCCACCGCCGTTTTATTGTCGGTCAGGTCGTGTCCCCAGGGCCAACCCGTCCAATAGGCATCAAAAGCATACTTTTGAACGATGGGGCCCAGAAATAAACCTCCCAGCATGAGAAAAAGTCCGGTGAGAAGTGTATATCGCAAAGCATAGGCACTTTCTACAAAAGCAGCCAGACCCGTTCGGGTAGCCATCAACATTGCAGAAAACATAAACAGAATATGGGGGATAAGAACAGCTGCTGGAACAGCACCCTTAAATCGTATAATCACAGGTTCTTCGGACAAGCTAATTGACGCACCGGTGTCGGCTCGTAGATCAACGGTGTAAATAATCTTACCGGCTGGTGGCTGTGAGGGTAGATTGGCAATGAGGTGACCGTCATCCATCATAAATGGAGTCAAACGCCATTCATCATGACTTTTGAAACGTTTCCATTTCAGGGTGGCGCTGAATTCCGGTTTGGCAGCACTCAGATCGATGACTGCATTCTCACCAGTATTCTGAGAACGGGGGAGATGGTAGCTGATCTCCTTGCCATTCAGGGAAATTTGACCTTTAACCGGATAGGTCGGGCCGGTGGCTCGCTGGTAGACAACAGATGAAAGAGTTATAAAGATAGCTAAAGCCCATAACAGACCAGCTTGAAGTTTAGTATTATCGGACATATTTTATTCCTTTGTAAATGGCAACCACTGATTACACGGATTGCACAGATAAGTTATCATGTAAGCTCTGCTTGTGTCTTTGCGAGTGAAACGAAGCAATCTCCAATAGCATTTCAAGATGCTCAATTCAGACACGAATCACAGTACTCTGTGAAGGAGAATTTACTCTTTATAGTTGAACAATAAGGATGACTTTCTCTTCGCCTCTCAGGACTTCCACGGTGATACGCTGACCCAGTTTCACATCTGCCATACGCCCCATATAGTCATATACATTTTTCACTGAGCGACCCTCGAGAGAGATCATGACATCACCTTTCTGCATACCAGCAAAAGCGGCGGGTCCACCAGGCACCACACCGCCCAGCAGAAAACCATTGGCATCTGCAGCGGCAAAGTCCGGGATGATTCCCATTTTCACCTTTCCGCGTTTACCACCCTTTGGAGGTCCTTTGGGGCCGGCTTCCAGATATTCAAAAGCTGTTTCCCTGGAGGCGATATCCCTGACCAGTTCATAGGTGAAATCAGCAATTATCTTTTCACCTTTAAAATTGATGGTTTCGATATCATCAGCAGGAGTGTGGTATTCCTCGGTAATACCGGTGAAGAAAAAGAGGACCGGGATATCTTCAATATAAAAAGTTGCCTGGTCGGAAGGGCCGTAGCCATCGGGTGTCATGGACAGTTTGAAATCATGCCCTTTTGCCATTTCAGTCAAATAGGCTTCCATTCCTTTAGCGGTACCGGTTCCGCCAACGGTCAGGATCCGGGATTTTGGGTTCAAGCGACCGATCATATCCAGATTGAACATCTGCTTGATCTGCTTGAGGTCGATCAAGGCATTTGAGGTAAAGAATTTTGACCCCAGGAGCCCCATCTCTTCAGCTCCAAAAGCCATAAACAAGATACTGCGTTTGGGCGTGGAGTTGCTCAAGGCCAGCTTCTCAGCAATTTCCAGAACTGCGGCAACACCAGAGGCATTGTCATCTGCGCCATTATGGACAGCGATGGTGTCTGGTTTCCGCGAACCGGAGCCTTTACCGCCCCAGCCCAGATGGTCATAGTGAGCACCGATAACGATAAATTCATCCTTTAAAATTGGATCACTGCCTGGTAAAAGAGCCACAACATTTTGGGTCGTGACTTCCTGTTGAAGCACTTCAGTTGTGACCTTCACTTGAATATCAACTGCAAAACTTTGGGGAATCAGTTGTTCATTGAGTTGGGTCTCAAGCTCGAGGATGTTTTTCCCCTTGCTGGCCAGTAATTGGTCAGCCAATTCTCTTTTGGCATGAATAACAGGTAGGGCAGCCATGGAAAAGCTTCGATCGATGAGCAACTCCATCAGTTCGTCCTTGGCATCAAATTTATTGCCATTGACAAAAATGGCACCGGTTGCACCATGGTCACGGGCGATGAGCATTTTGTGGCGCATGGAGGAATAGTTATCGTATTTGCTTCGGGCAGATTCATTCTCAGGATTACCGCGCAGGATCATGACCCACTTATCTTTAACATCCAGATCAGTGTAATCATTCCATTGCATCGAGTCATTTTCGATTTGAAAACCATAGCCGACAAAGACCAGATCTGCCTCCAGGCTGGAGTTCATGGAAAACACGGTCGGGGTGTAATCCTCACCAACAGTAGCAGAGATCCCTGTTGCTTTAAAACTGTTATTCGGTCCCAACTTTACGGAAGTGATGACATCAAAGTGCTGATAACCATCATTACCCAGGGGCATTAGTCCGAACTGTTTAAAATGATCACCAATATATTCAGCAGCCAGTTTACCCTGGGGAGTTCCGGGCTTCCGGCCTTCCAATTCATCGGATGCCAGGTAAGCGATATGGTCATACAGCTCGTTTTGACTGATTTTTGCCTGACTTGATTGCATGGGCAGGGAACATTGCAGAAGCAACATACTGATAATGGTAAGCATAATATATTTCATGAGAGTCCTCGACTTGAGATGGTTTTTATCACGATAGCAGTATAATTCTGCAGTAAGCTATTTCAATATATTTCATGATGTCGATATTCTCATTTGCGGAACCACATTTATTGCTTTGAAAACGTCATTTGCAAGATAAATTATGGTGACACCATAATAATATGCTGTATCAAACTGGACCATAATGCAGGTAGAAAACTTGAATCCCAGAGGAGGAGACAGGTTCGCTTGTACAATTTTAAAAAAGGGGTTACCATGAGAAGAATGACAATGTTGACTGTACTCGCAATGCTAGTGTTTGCAGTTTCAACTACATTTGCCGGAACCATACTGGTGGTTGATGACGACAATCGCTATAACAATGAAACAAGGATATATGCGGCTTTGACCAATTTGGGGATCGCCTACGATTCATACGATTGTGATATCACTTCAGCTAGTCCTGACTCTACTGCCATGTCAGCCTATGATCTGGTGATCTGGTTTACCGGTGACGATTATACCGATCTTTATTTCTGGAATGCAGGTGAAGTGGATAATCCGCATATCATCAATTATTTGGATCAAGGCGGCAACCTTTGGATGTTTGGGCTTAGTATTAGCTATGATCGTTATGGTGGTGCTGCTGACACCTTTGCTGTTGGTGATTTCATGTACGACTATGTCGGGATATCCTCTTATGATGCACAGTCAAGTTCCAATGATGGGGGACTTGGTGTAAGTGAATTAGACCAGACAACCAATGTGATCTCCAGTATTGATACCATTACCTGGAATACCGGTAGCGGGAATCTGAGTTATGTCGATGGGGGTACACTAACCGAGGATGCTGTTTCTCACTACGTCATGGGACCGGATACTTATCCATTGGCTGGTCTTTCTACTGTTCAAAGTCATACCACAGATACTTTCACTCTCTTCAGTTCCTGGTTTAACCCTTATTATTTTAGTTCCACTGCAGATCGCGATACCTGGGTATCAGATGTGATCGACTGGTTTGAACTGCCCGAAGACACCCTGGCCACAATAAGTCTGGTTGGACCGGCAGATGGTTCATCTTATGTGATGGATGTGCTGGTCGGCAGCGGTATCGATCTCACCTGGGAAGACAATGGAGCCACCAGCTATACGGTCTATTTCAGTGCTGATAGTGTTCTGATCGATTCTGTGGAAGGTCTTACTGATACAACTACCTTTGTTGACCATGCAGCTCTAACAGCTCTAATGGGAGCGTCGGACTATATCGCTATTGATTGGTATGTATCCGCTACAATGGGTGGTGCAACGGTAATTAGCGATCCCTTTACCTTTGCTCTCTCCAATCAAACTGAAACCATTCTTGTCGTAGATGATGATGGCTATCAGAACTATGAATATTCTATCTATGAATCATTGCAGAGAACTCACTATGCTTTTGATAGTTACGATACTTATGCTATGGGCGGCAGTCCCGATGCAACTACTCTAGCTGCCTATGACCTGGTGATCTGGTATACTGGTAATGATGGGGGCGATCTATATTTCTGGGATGGAATTGAAGCAGACAATCCAGCAGTTATCAGCTATCTGGACAATGGTGGCCGGATGTGGATCAATGGACTTGATGTGTTGTATGACCGTTTCGGTGGTGCCCCTGATTCATTTGTACCAGGTGATTTTGCCTATGACTATATGGGACTCGCATCCTACAATGCCCAGTCTCGCGCAGATGATGGTGGCGGTGGTGCCCCGCTGATCGCGCGTTTGCCCAGTAGCACAGTTTCTGCACTGGATACAGTGACCTGGCGCTTTGCCACGGCCTGGTATATTGATGCTGTAACTCCCAATTACCGCGGTTTTGATGACTATACTATGGGTCC
The sequence above is drawn from the Candidatus Neomarinimicrobiota bacterium genome and encodes:
- a CDS encoding M20/M25/M40 family metallo-hydrolase; translation: MKYIMLTIISMLLLQCSLPMQSSQAKISQNELYDHIAYLASDELEGRKPGTPQGKLAAEYIGDHFKQFGLMPLGNDGYQHFDVITSVKLGPNNSFKATGISATVGEDYTPTVFSMNSSLEADLVFVGYGFQIENDSMQWNDYTDLDVKDKWVMILRGNPENESARSKYDNYSSMRHKMLIARDHGATGAIFVNGNKFDAKDELMELLIDRSFSMAALPVIHAKRELADQLLASKGKNILELETQLNEQLIPQSFAVDIQVKVTTEVLQQEVTTQNVVALLPGSDPILKDEFIVIGAHYDHLGWGGKGSGSRKPDTIAVHNGADDNASGVAAVLEIAEKLALSNSTPKRSILFMAFGAEEMGLLGSKFFTSNALIDLKQIKQMFNLDMIGRLNPKSRILTVGGTGTAKGMEAYLTEMAKGHDFKLSMTPDGYGPSDQATFYIEDIPVLFFFTGITEEYHTPADDIETINFKGEKIIADFTYELVRDIASRETAFEYLEAGPKGPPKGGKRGKVKMGIIPDFAAADANGFLLGGVVPGGPAAFAGMQKGDVMISLEGRSVKNVYDYMGRMADVKLGQRITVEVLRGEEKVILIVQL
- a CDS encoding ferredoxin--NADP reductase, whose product is MMANVTLNAIVSQKIEVSPGLIILRVVPDGWGLPDFKAGQFTVLGLPGTAPRHELSDPEPDLKDPLKFIRRAYSVSSASVTKEYIEFYITMVRSGALTPRIFALEPGNRIFLSPKFSGVFTLDRVDQDSNIILLGTGTGLAPYMSMLRADLPCNAQRKYIIVHGARHSWDLGYRSELNTIANVCNNFTYIPAITRPDIEHINWGGASGYIQELWQAGIIQEKSGLKPAPENTHIFLCGNPSMIDSMVNTLELEGFIEHSNKAPGQIHLERYW
- a CDS encoding sensor histidine kinase codes for the protein MDRTNKLQEEVLERKDAQETAQNALKQKDVLLREVYHRTKNNMNVVISLLNMQSAEQNKRPVEDAFSAISDRIYSMSLVHEQLYRSEDLSTIRFDEYVKTLVSRLHYSMPKVPGNIRVSYECEAIEIGLAEAVPLGLAVNEIVTNAFKHGFPDGRKGQIQIHMKNNKMGNLLIEVINDGLVFLKDVNIDNPETLGLHLIKMLIQDQLQSKLSIVSNKNVRYTIELLPTED
- a CDS encoding DUF72 domain-containing protein, which gives rise to MSSAKQNQVMIGTSGYSYPDWQEVFYPPGMAKDQWLVHYAKHFEFCELNFSYYRMPTRKQLEKYLEQPLKYAIKGHRSLTHDRVGFPKARLDFLEAVSLLQQDDHLAAVLLQFPYSFAYTPNNRKYLLQLLEDLTALPLVVEFRHPDWIKDRVFEELKRRSWGISMIDSPRLSGGMPDYTAITSDIAYLRFHGRNTANWWTGDNVSRYDYEYSEDELQEWLPRITDMSKQAKTTYVSFNNHARGQAIKNANQLKAMLDKAEIN